A stretch of DNA from Acidovorax carolinensis:
GACGATGCCCTTTTGGTCGGCGTCGCGGATGACGGGCACAACGAGGCCGTTGGGCGTGTCGGCCGCAAAGCCGATGTGAAAGTAGTTCTTCAGCACCAGCTGGTCGCCGTCGAGCGAGCTGTTGAACTCGGGGAACTTCTTGAGCGCAGCCACTGCCGCCTTGATCATGAAGGCGAGCATGGTGACCTTGACGCCGCTCTTCTCGTTTTCCTTGTTGAACTGCACGCGGAAGGCTTCGAGGTCGGTGATGTCCGCGTCGTCATGGTTGGTGACGTGCGGGATGACGACCCAGTTGCGGTGCAGGTTGGCGCCGCTGATCTTCTTGATGCGCGAGAGGTCCTTGCGCTCCACCGGGCCGAACTTGGTGAAGTCCACCTTGGGCCAGGGCAGCAGATCGAGGCCCACGCCGGAGCCGCCAGGCGCTGCAGGCGCCTTGGCGGCCTGGGCCTTGGTCTGCACGGCACCCGCCATCACCTGCTTGGTGAAGGCAGCCACGTCGTCCTGCGTGATGCGGCCCTTGGGGCCGGTGCCCTTGACTTCGTCGATGGGCACGCCCAGTTCGCGGGCGAACTTGCGCACAGACGGCGAGGCATGGGGCAGACCCGCCGAGGGCGTGCCCGGCTGGTGGGCGGGCACGGCCACCGATGTCACAGCAGCAACAGGCGCTGCCGCTGCAGCGGCGGCAACTACAGGGGCTGGCGCGGGTGCTGCAGCTGTTGCCGCAGCGGGTGCGGGCGCTGCGGCAGCTGCCGTGCTTTCCAGCACGGCAACCAGGTCACCAATATTGACGGTGTCGCCAATCTTGACCTTGAGTTCCTTCAGCACGCCAGCTGCGGGCGAAGGGATCTCCATGGACGCCTTGTCGGACTCGACGGTGAACAGCGACTGGTCCAGCGCGATGGTGTCGCCAGGCTTGACCAGCACCTCGATGACGGCCACATCCTTGAAGTCGCCGATGTTGGGCACGCGCACTTCCACCGGGCCGACAGCCGCCGCTGCGGCGGGCGCCGGTGCAGCAACGGCAGCGGTGGCGCTGAGCGCCGGCGTGGTTGCTACTGTTTTAATAGCTGCCTGCGTTTGCTGCGCATGGGCTGGCGCTGAATTTGACTCAGAAACAGCACCCGCCACTTCGAGCGTGAGCACCACCGAGCCTTGCTTGACCTTGTCGCCAATCTGCACGCGCAGCTCTTTGACCACGCCCGCGTGGCTGGAGGGAATCTCCATCGATGCCTTGTCCGACTCCACCGTGATCAGCGATTGCTCGGCCTTCACCGTGTCGCCGGGCTTGACCAGCAACTCGATCACGCCGACTTCGTCGAAGTCACCGATGTCCGGAACGTGAATTTCTACCAATGCCATGTTATGCCTCCTGCCGAGCCGCCTCAAAGGAGGCATGTGCCCCCTTGGGGGGCAGCGAATGAATATGAGCGTGGGGGGTCAAGGTTTGTCTCCGGTGCGGTTTACGCATAGAGCGGGTTGACCTTGTCGGCCTGGATGTTGTATTTGGCAATGGCCTCCGCCACCTTGGTGGCGGGCAACACGCCGTCTTCGCTCAGCGCCTTGAGGGCGGCCACGACGATGTAGTGGCGGTTGACCTCGAAGTGCTCACGCAGCTTGCTGCGGAAGTCGCTGCGGCCAAAGCCGTCGGTGCCCAGCACCTTGTAGGTGCGGCCCTTGGGAATGAACGGACGGATCTGCTCGGCATAGGCCTTCATGTAGTCGGTGGATGCGACCACGGGGCCGGTGCTGGTTCCGAGCTGTTGCGCCACGAAGGGCACGCGCGGGGTTTCCAGCGGGTGCAGCAGGTTCCAGCGGTCGGCGTCCTGGCCCTCGCGGGTGAGTTCGTTGAAGCTGGGGCAGCTCCACACATCGGCCTGCACGCCCCAGTCGGCCGCCAGCAGGGTTTGTGCAGCCAGCGATTCGCGCAGGATGGTGCCCGAGCCCAGCAGCTGCACGCGGATGTCGCCGGCATCGGAGG
This window harbors:
- the aceF gene encoding dihydrolipoyllysine-residue acetyltransferase, with product MALVEIHVPDIGDFDEVGVIELLVKPGDTVKAEQSLITVESDKASMEIPSSHAGVVKELRVQIGDKVKQGSVVLTLEVAGAVSESNSAPAHAQQTQAAIKTVATTPALSATAAVAAPAPAAAAAVGPVEVRVPNIGDFKDVAVIEVLVKPGDTIALDQSLFTVESDKASMEIPSPAAGVLKELKVKIGDTVNIGDLVAVLESTAAAAAPAPAAATAAAPAPAPVVAAAAAAAPVAAVTSVAVPAHQPGTPSAGLPHASPSVRKFARELGVPIDEVKGTGPKGRITQDDVAAFTKQVMAGAVQTKAQAAKAPAAPGGSGVGLDLLPWPKVDFTKFGPVERKDLSRIKKISGANLHRNWVVIPHVTNHDDADITDLEAFRVQFNKENEKSGVKVTMLAFMIKAAVAALKKFPEFNSSLDGDQLVLKNYFHIGFAADTPNGLVVPVIRDADQKGIVQISQEMGDLAKKARDGKLGPADMTGGCFSISSLGGIGGRYFTPIINAPEVAIMGVCKSSIEPKWDGKQFAPRLMLPLSLSWDHRVIDGASAARFNVYFASLLADFRRIVM